One genomic window of Quercus robur chromosome 6, dhQueRobu3.1, whole genome shotgun sequence includes the following:
- the LOC126690097 gene encoding uncharacterized protein LOC126690097, which yields MKVLLVEPSNQLQSSDTSGSIAWAPDDVFAKVMGKEHKGRICGVGFDPSPSSRSSKSALTDLQIRSSQSRDDEVAQLKASLAEMQEKLSSFDEMKETLSQFEEMEQRMARMLQQVQQITSQCSQVGINEFDFGVSNG from the coding sequence ATGAAGGTGTTGTTGGTTGAACCTTCAAATCAATTGCAATCATCTGACACAAGTGGTAGTATTGCATGGGCACCAGACGATGTGTTTGCCAAAGTGATGGGTAAGGAGCACAAAGGTCGTATTTGTGGGGTAGGATTTGATCCAAGCCCAAGTAGCCGAAGTAGCAAGAGTGCTCTTACGGACCTTCAAATACGATCAAGTCAATCAAGGGACGACGAAGTTGCACAACTAAAGGCTTCCTTGGCTGAGATGCAGGAGAAATTGTCCTCTTTTGACGAAATGAAGGAAACACTTAGCCAATTCGAAGAGATGGAGCAAAGAATGGCTCGCATGCTTCAACAAGTGCAACAAATAACTTCACAATGCAGTCAAGTTGGCATTAATGAATTTGATTTTGGAGTTTCTAATggttaa
- the LOC126688464 gene encoding purple acid phosphatase 23 isoform X2 yields MKDFKLWMITLTTFLIITKMVVTESQIPTTLDGPFKPVTHRLDPSLRKGSSDLPMDDPRIKRNVTSNFPEQIALAISSPTSVWVSWVTGDAQVGSNLTELDPSSVLSEVWYGKESGKYTSVAKGDSTVYSQLYPFKGLLNYTSGIIHHVRLKGLQPKTKYYYKCGDSSIPAMSGENVFETFPTPSPNSYPHRIAVIGDLGLTSNTTTTIDHLIQNDPSMILMVGDLSYANQYQTTGGKGVPCFSCAFPDAPIRETYQPRWDAWGRFMEPLTSRVPMMVIEGNHEIEPQVSGITFKSYLTRFAVPSAESGSKSNLYYSFNAGGVHFIMLGAYVDYNSTGAQYAWLKKDLDLVDRTVTPWLVAAWHPPWYNSYSSHYQEFECMRQEMEAILYQYGVDIIFSGHVHAYERMNRVYNYTLDPCGPVYIIVGDGGNIEQVVVDFADDPGKCPSAGDNTPEFGGVCHLNFSSGPAKGQFCWNRQPDWSAYRESSFGHGILEVVNSTYALWTWHRNQDVYNEDSHSDQIYIVRQPELCSKTLKPFIVHAPSSLPSSSSLSKIFSLYSLLMGALSLSLFATQLNEVVRLMLFSPF; encoded by the exons ATGAAGGACTTCAAGCTATGGATGATCACTCTGACCACTTTCTTGATCATCACAAAGATGGTGGTCACTGAAAGCCAAATACCCACTACTCTAGATGGCCCATTTAAGCCTGTGACACATCGCCTTGATCCTTCTTTACGTAAAGGCAGCTCGGACTTGCCAATGGATGATCCAAGGATCAAGAGAAATGTCACCTCCAACTTCCCAGAACAGATTGCTCTTGCTATTTCTTCGCCAACTTCAGTTTGGGTTTCTTGGGTTACTG GGGATGCTCAGGTTGGTTCAAATTTGACTGAGCTTGATCCTTCATCGGTTTTAAGCGAGGTGTGGTATGGGAAAGAAAGTGGCAAGTATACGAGTGTTGCAAAAGGGGATTCCACTGTTTACAGTCAATTGTACCCATTTAAAGGCCTCTTGAATTACACCTCTGGGATCATTCACCATGTGAGGCTCAAAG GTCttcaacccaaaacaaaatattattacaaATGTGGGGATAGCTCTATTCCAGCTATGAGTGGAGAAAATGTCTTTGAGACATTTCCAACGCCTAGCCCAAATAGTTATCCTCATCGAATAGCAGTTATTGGAGATTTGGGTCTCACAAGCAACACCACAACAACTATTGATCATTTGATTCAGAATGATCCTTCAATGATATTAATGGTTGGAGACTTAAGTTATGCAAATCAGTATCAGACAACTGGTGGAAAAGGAGTTCCATGCTTCTCGTGTGCATTCCCAGATGCACCTATCAGAGAGACTTATCAACCCCGCTGGGATGCATGGGGAAG ATTCATGGAGCCATTAACCTCAAGAGTTCCTATGATGGTCATTGAAGGCAACCATGAGATTGAGCCCCAAGTTTCTGGGATCACATTCAAATCATATTTGACGAGATTTGCAGTTCCTTCAGCGGAGAGTGGTTCTAAGAGTAACTTATACTACTCTTTTAATGCTGGAGGAGTACATTTTATCATGTTGGGGGCATATGTTGACTATAACAGTACTG GTGCTCAATATGCTTGGCTAAAGAAAGATCTAGATCTAGTGGACCGCACTGTAACCCCTTGGCTGGTAGCTGCATGGCATCCACCATGGTATAACAGCTATTCTTCACACTATCAGGAATTTGAATGCATGAGGCAGGAAATGGAAGCAATTTTGTATCAATATGGTgttgatattattttttctgGACAT GTGCATGCTTATGAGCGAATGAATAGAGTTTATAACTATACATTGGATCCATGTGGGCCTGTCTATATAATAGTTGGAGATGGTGGCAATATTGAGCAAGTTGTTGTTGATTTTGCTGATGACCCTGGAAAGTGTCCTTCAGCTGGAGATAACACACCAGAATTTGGAGGGGTATgtcatttgaatttttcttctgGTCCTGCTAAAGGGCAGTTTTGTTGGAACAGACAACCAGACTGGAGTGCATATAGAGAAAGCAGCTTTGGGCATGGAATACTTGAG GTTGTGAATTCTACATATGCTTTATGGACTTGGCATAGGAATCAAGATGTATATAATGAAGATAGCCACAGTGATCAAATATACATTGTGCGACAGCCAGAATTGTGCTCTAAAACTTTAAAA CCCTTTATCGTGCATGCTCCAAGCTCTCTCCCTTCCTCTTCATCACTCTCTAAG ATATTCTCTCTCTACTCATTACTCATgggggctctctctctctctctctttgccacTCAG cTTAATGAGGTCGTTAGGCTCATGCTCTTTTCCCCGTTTTAA
- the LOC126688464 gene encoding purple acid phosphatase 23 isoform X1 gives MKDFKLWMITLTTFLIITKMVVTESQIPTTLDGPFKPVTHRLDPSLRKGSSDLPMDDPRIKRNVTSNFPEQIALAISSPTSVWVSWVTGDAQVGSNLTELDPSSVLSEVWYGKESGKYTSVAKGDSTVYSQLYPFKGLLNYTSGIIHHVRLKGLQPKTKYYYKCGDSSIPAMSGENVFETFPTPSPNSYPHRIAVIGDLGLTSNTTTTIDHLIQNDPSMILMVGDLSYANQYQTTGGKGVPCFSCAFPDAPIRETYQPRWDAWGRFMEPLTSRVPMMVIEGNHEIEPQVSGITFKSYLTRFAVPSAESGSKSNLYYSFNAGGVHFIMLGAYVDYNSTGAQYAWLKKDLDLVDRTVTPWLVAAWHPPWYNSYSSHYQEFECMRQEMEAILYQYGVDIIFSGHVHAYERMNRVYNYTLDPCGPVYIIVGDGGNIEQVVVDFADDPGKCPSAGDNTPEFGGVCHLNFSSGPAKGQFCWNRQPDWSAYRESSFGHGILEVVNSTYALWTWHRNQDVYNEDSHSDQIYIVRQPELCSKTLKPFIVHAPSSLPSSSSLSKACCHHPSLLIFSLYSLLMGALSLSLFATQLNEVVRLMLFSPF, from the exons ATGAAGGACTTCAAGCTATGGATGATCACTCTGACCACTTTCTTGATCATCACAAAGATGGTGGTCACTGAAAGCCAAATACCCACTACTCTAGATGGCCCATTTAAGCCTGTGACACATCGCCTTGATCCTTCTTTACGTAAAGGCAGCTCGGACTTGCCAATGGATGATCCAAGGATCAAGAGAAATGTCACCTCCAACTTCCCAGAACAGATTGCTCTTGCTATTTCTTCGCCAACTTCAGTTTGGGTTTCTTGGGTTACTG GGGATGCTCAGGTTGGTTCAAATTTGACTGAGCTTGATCCTTCATCGGTTTTAAGCGAGGTGTGGTATGGGAAAGAAAGTGGCAAGTATACGAGTGTTGCAAAAGGGGATTCCACTGTTTACAGTCAATTGTACCCATTTAAAGGCCTCTTGAATTACACCTCTGGGATCATTCACCATGTGAGGCTCAAAG GTCttcaacccaaaacaaaatattattacaaATGTGGGGATAGCTCTATTCCAGCTATGAGTGGAGAAAATGTCTTTGAGACATTTCCAACGCCTAGCCCAAATAGTTATCCTCATCGAATAGCAGTTATTGGAGATTTGGGTCTCACAAGCAACACCACAACAACTATTGATCATTTGATTCAGAATGATCCTTCAATGATATTAATGGTTGGAGACTTAAGTTATGCAAATCAGTATCAGACAACTGGTGGAAAAGGAGTTCCATGCTTCTCGTGTGCATTCCCAGATGCACCTATCAGAGAGACTTATCAACCCCGCTGGGATGCATGGGGAAG ATTCATGGAGCCATTAACCTCAAGAGTTCCTATGATGGTCATTGAAGGCAACCATGAGATTGAGCCCCAAGTTTCTGGGATCACATTCAAATCATATTTGACGAGATTTGCAGTTCCTTCAGCGGAGAGTGGTTCTAAGAGTAACTTATACTACTCTTTTAATGCTGGAGGAGTACATTTTATCATGTTGGGGGCATATGTTGACTATAACAGTACTG GTGCTCAATATGCTTGGCTAAAGAAAGATCTAGATCTAGTGGACCGCACTGTAACCCCTTGGCTGGTAGCTGCATGGCATCCACCATGGTATAACAGCTATTCTTCACACTATCAGGAATTTGAATGCATGAGGCAGGAAATGGAAGCAATTTTGTATCAATATGGTgttgatattattttttctgGACAT GTGCATGCTTATGAGCGAATGAATAGAGTTTATAACTATACATTGGATCCATGTGGGCCTGTCTATATAATAGTTGGAGATGGTGGCAATATTGAGCAAGTTGTTGTTGATTTTGCTGATGACCCTGGAAAGTGTCCTTCAGCTGGAGATAACACACCAGAATTTGGAGGGGTATgtcatttgaatttttcttctgGTCCTGCTAAAGGGCAGTTTTGTTGGAACAGACAACCAGACTGGAGTGCATATAGAGAAAGCAGCTTTGGGCATGGAATACTTGAG GTTGTGAATTCTACATATGCTTTATGGACTTGGCATAGGAATCAAGATGTATATAATGAAGATAGCCACAGTGATCAAATATACATTGTGCGACAGCCAGAATTGTGCTCTAAAACTTTAAAA CCCTTTATCGTGCATGCTCCAAGCTCTCTCCCTTCCTCTTCATCACTCTCTAAGGCATGTTGTCACCACCCCTCTCTATTA ATATTCTCTCTCTACTCATTACTCATgggggctctctctctctctctctttgccacTCAG cTTAATGAGGTCGTTAGGCTCATGCTCTTTTCCCCGTTTTAA